A section of the Streptomyces sp. NBC_00178 genome encodes:
- a CDS encoding PGPGW domain-containing protein, which translates to MPSRNPLRRGAALVAGAALLILGVALLVLPGPGLLLILAGLLVLADQFPSVARYVDPVRDRAMRAARESVASPVRIAGSSLTAAVLLAAGLVWGLMPGLPFGGWPTGAGLILSSLILVALLVYSYRTARADRPGPRSRRAT; encoded by the coding sequence GTGCCGAGTCGGAACCCCCTGCGCCGGGGCGCCGCGCTCGTGGCGGGCGCCGCCCTGCTGATCCTGGGTGTCGCGCTGCTCGTCCTGCCCGGCCCGGGACTGCTGCTGATCCTTGCGGGCCTGCTGGTCCTCGCCGACCAGTTCCCCTCCGTGGCCCGCTACGTCGACCCGGTGCGCGACCGCGCCATGCGTGCGGCCAGGGAGAGTGTGGCGTCGCCGGTCCGGATCGCGGGGTCGTCCCTCACGGCGGCGGTTCTGCTGGCAGCGGGGCTGGTCTGGGGCCTGATGCCCGGTCTGCCCTTCGGCGGCTGGCCCACCGGCGCCGGGCTGATCCTCTCGAGCCTCATCCTCGTGGCCCTGCTGGTGTACAGCTACCGCACGGCGCGTGCCGACCGCCCTGGGCCCCGAAGCCGGCGCGCTACCTGA
- a CDS encoding FAD-dependent oxidoreductase → MARVAVIGGGVSGLGSALMLGRRGHAVTVFEQDPREAGEDLDQDFIDWRRPRVAQAVQPHSLLAPVRTVLLAEAPDVHADMLARGAREYHEFDWFDARPQHRPGDEDLVTLRSRRIVLETALSAAVRRERTVEVRRGMRVHGLTLAEGGPARATGLRVGAETHPADLVVDTSGRRSPVPAWLVAAGCRPPAVDSHRSGIAYVCRWYRLRPTGPLGPGRVKTGSAAAFALAGVFPSDNGTFAVSLVLSTGDPTRGALTDPAVFEAVARRFPATAAWLGLAPEPMSGVLAMAGLDNRWTALHDEDGPVVTGLVNAGDSLIHTNPTFGHGVALGLRAARYLATHVERIAADPACYHAWTARALRPWFDAQVTADRTNGQRLAESTSPSDRRAAALAHCAFDDPVVMRARAQVRHLVRTPQDAYGTDEVDRHLTAWLAARPGFVPRHDGPTREQWDALVPG, encoded by the coding sequence GTGGCGCGGGTTGCGGTGATCGGTGGGGGCGTCAGCGGGCTGGGGTCGGCGCTCATGCTCGGCCGGCGGGGACATGCGGTCACGGTGTTCGAGCAGGACCCCCGCGAGGCGGGGGAGGATCTGGACCAGGACTTCATCGACTGGCGCCGACCGCGCGTCGCGCAGGCCGTCCAGCCCCACTCACTCCTCGCGCCGGTGCGCACGGTGCTGCTCGCCGAGGCCCCCGACGTCCACGCGGACATGCTGGCGCGCGGCGCCCGGGAGTACCACGAGTTCGACTGGTTCGACGCCCGTCCGCAGCACCGCCCCGGCGACGAGGACCTGGTGACCCTGCGCAGCCGTCGCATCGTGCTGGAGACCGCCCTGAGCGCCGCCGTGCGGCGGGAACGCACCGTCGAGGTGCGGCGAGGCATGCGCGTGCACGGTCTCACCCTGGCGGAAGGCGGCCCGGCCCGGGCCACCGGCCTCCGCGTGGGCGCCGAAACCCACCCGGCGGACCTCGTCGTCGACACGTCCGGCCGCCGCTCGCCCGTACCCGCCTGGCTGGTCGCGGCCGGCTGCCGGCCTCCCGCGGTCGACAGCCACCGCTCCGGGATCGCGTACGTGTGCCGCTGGTACCGGCTGCGTCCCACGGGCCCGCTCGGCCCGGGGCGGGTGAAGACCGGCTCCGCCGCGGCGTTCGCGCTCGCGGGCGTCTTCCCGTCCGACAACGGCACCTTCGCGGTGAGCCTGGTGCTGTCCACCGGGGACCCGACCCGCGGCGCGCTCACCGACCCCGCCGTGTTCGAGGCCGTGGCCCGCCGCTTCCCCGCCACCGCCGCCTGGCTCGGCCTGGCCCCCGAACCGATGTCGGGCGTCCTGGCCATGGCCGGCCTGGACAACCGCTGGACAGCTCTCCACGACGAGGACGGGCCGGTGGTCACCGGTCTGGTCAACGCCGGCGACAGCCTCATCCACACCAATCCGACCTTCGGTCACGGCGTCGCCCTCGGCCTGCGCGCCGCCCGGTACCTCGCCACCCACGTCGAGCGCATCGCGGCAGACCCGGCCTGCTACCACGCCTGGACGGCCCGGGCCCTCCGTCCCTGGTTCGACGCGCAGGTGACGGCCGACCGCACCAACGGGCAACGCCTCGCCGAAAGCACGTCGCCCTCCGACCGGCGAGCCGCGGCGCTGGCCCACTGCGCCTTCGACGACCCCGTCGTGATGCGCGCACGGGCCCAGGTGCGCCATCTCGTGCGCACGCCCCAGGACGCCTACGGCACCGACGAGGTGGACCGTCACCTCACCGCCTGGCTGGCCGCCCGCCCCGGCTTCGTACCGCGCCACGACGGACCGACCCGGGAGCAGTGGGATGCGCTCGTCCCGGGATGA
- the sigJ gene encoding RNA polymerase sigma factor SigJ, with the protein MGTAGAEADEIAGERRQLINVAYRLLGSVTEAEDAVQDAFARWYALSRGRRQEIRSPGAWLTTVTSRICLDVLGSARARRERYAVMWLPEPLPDRTGERRDGAGPAGHADPADQIVLDDSVTTAFLVVLESMTPAERVAFVLHDVFRYPYLEIAPVLGRTPTACKQLAASARKRVPAPRGQGEVNGRAGVVRSVKQAWEAQDIAALVGILDPAAVMTADGGGAVGAALHPVVGGARIAQYMAAMADRAPGLELLERSVNGAPGLVALHAGVVMTVASIDVADDRVARIWAVRNPEKLRLWSAAGR; encoded by the coding sequence ATGGGGACTGCCGGGGCCGAAGCGGACGAGATCGCCGGTGAGCGGCGTCAACTGATCAACGTCGCCTACCGGTTGCTCGGATCCGTCACCGAGGCCGAGGACGCGGTGCAGGACGCCTTCGCGCGCTGGTACGCGCTGTCACGGGGCAGGCGGCAGGAGATCCGGTCCCCCGGTGCCTGGCTGACGACGGTGACCAGCCGCATCTGCCTGGATGTGCTCGGCTCCGCACGGGCACGGCGTGAGCGCTACGCCGTTATGTGGCTGCCCGAGCCGCTGCCCGACCGGACCGGGGAGCGCCGCGACGGCGCGGGCCCCGCAGGACACGCGGATCCCGCCGACCAGATCGTCCTGGACGACTCGGTGACGACGGCCTTCCTCGTCGTCCTCGAATCGATGACGCCCGCCGAGCGGGTGGCCTTCGTCCTGCATGACGTCTTCAGGTATCCGTATCTCGAGATTGCGCCCGTTCTCGGCCGGACGCCCACGGCGTGCAAGCAACTGGCGGCCTCCGCCCGCAAGCGGGTGCCCGCCCCACGCGGGCAGGGGGAGGTGAACGGCCGGGCCGGGGTGGTGAGAAGCGTCAAGCAGGCGTGGGAGGCCCAGGACATCGCGGCCCTCGTGGGCATCCTCGATCCGGCCGCCGTCATGACCGCCGACGGCGGCGGCGCGGTCGGTGCCGCCCTGCACCCGGTCGTGGGCGGCGCCCGCATCGCCCAGTACATGGCAGCCATGGCCGACAGGGCCCCCGGGCTCGAACTCCTGGAGCGGTCGGTGAACGGCGCGCCCGGGCTGGTGGCCCTGCACGCCGGGGTCGTCATGACCGTCGCCTCGATCGACGTGGCCGACGACCGCGTCGCCCGCATCTGGGCGGTCCGCAACCCGGAGAAGCTACGGCTGTGGTCGGCGGCCGGCCGATGA
- a CDS encoding DUF1838 family protein, whose amino-acid sequence MTNPAELLRSLARTRASLDGEEVTYWWSGDVYSWAPDEPYQRVFGFEGLNVARLVQDGTGPDTYQLLTREAAFYLDPVTREILETWQDLPVVHVWNDPANQKWRPFPVPTTDLGDQVCFSLEIPLSYPSPLPVADYPVHSAGDTYKALELFQFFADRADLAGPAPSVPAAMSWTRMSPWLPWMARGQRPGGLTYHCRGRKLGSYAEVPERTRAYVADRNPEFAHAPEKWTEPNETSWTYFRKLNPPA is encoded by the coding sequence ATGACGAATCCCGCAGAACTGCTCCGCTCGCTCGCCCGCACCAGGGCCTCGCTCGACGGCGAGGAGGTCACGTACTGGTGGTCGGGAGATGTCTACTCCTGGGCGCCCGACGAGCCCTACCAGCGCGTCTTCGGGTTCGAGGGCCTCAACGTCGCACGGCTCGTCCAGGACGGCACCGGCCCGGACACGTATCAACTGCTGACCCGCGAGGCCGCTTTCTATCTGGATCCCGTCACGCGTGAGATCCTGGAGACCTGGCAGGACCTGCCGGTCGTGCACGTCTGGAACGATCCGGCGAACCAGAAGTGGCGGCCCTTCCCGGTCCCGACGACCGATCTCGGCGACCAGGTGTGTTTCAGTCTGGAGATCCCGCTCTCCTACCCCTCGCCGCTGCCGGTGGCCGACTACCCCGTCCACTCGGCGGGTGACACGTACAAGGCCCTGGAGCTGTTCCAGTTCTTCGCCGACCGCGCCGACCTGGCGGGCCCGGCGCCGAGTGTCCCGGCGGCCATGTCGTGGACGCGGATGTCTCCGTGGCTGCCGTGGATGGCCCGTGGGCAGCGGCCCGGCGGTCTCACCTATCACTGCCGGGGCCGGAAGCTGGGTTCGTACGCGGAGGTCCCCGAGCGCACGCGCGCCTACGTCGCGGACCGCAACCCGGAGTTCGCCCACGCACCCGAGAAGTGGACCGAGCCCAACGAGACCAGCTGGACGTACTTCCGGAAGCTCAACCCGCCCGCCTGA
- a CDS encoding GNAT family N-acetyltransferase, translating to MLKGSKVGLRARHEDDVPILQAELHDDVVNHSRAQSRPWRPVTPGSKRSHFVVDDDEERHVQFSVVRAADGMLAGSAALWGIDTHNRSAHVGLGLLPSARGQGLGTDVVAVLCHYGFVVRGLRRLQIEALSDNTAMLRAAERNGFVREGVLRSSAWVMGDFLDEVLLGLLVEDWSP from the coding sequence ATGCTAAAGGGCAGCAAGGTCGGGCTGAGGGCCCGGCACGAGGACGACGTCCCGATCCTGCAGGCGGAGCTCCACGACGACGTCGTCAACCACTCGCGGGCCCAGAGCCGCCCGTGGCGGCCGGTCACGCCGGGGTCGAAGCGCTCGCACTTCGTCGTGGACGACGACGAGGAGCGCCATGTCCAGTTCTCGGTGGTGCGTGCGGCCGACGGCATGCTCGCCGGTTCCGCGGCGCTGTGGGGCATCGACACCCACAACCGGTCCGCGCACGTCGGACTGGGTCTGCTGCCGTCCGCCCGCGGACAGGGCCTCGGGACGGACGTGGTCGCTGTGCTGTGTCACTACGGCTTCGTCGTGCGCGGCCTGCGGCGGCTGCAGATCGAGGCCCTCTCGGACAACACGGCCATGCTGCGCGCCGCCGAGCGCAACGGCTTCGTCCGCGAGGGCGTGCTGCGCTCCTCGGCCTGGGTGATGGGCGATTTCCTGGACGAGGTACTTCTCGGGCTCCTCGTCGAGGACTGGTCCCCGTAG
- a CDS encoding discoidin domain-containing protein yields MSSDPAHYDRRRFVQLAGLAGLLAASPLSFSAGSAAAAAPDGPGGRPAGVADRDTVAATYYKVLLTHTRWAETQWDESLGHYTAKDFGFAVVLGHAVLLTQGTYDAERAGIGKDVLLSRTLATIKHFAASNRLTGGTEWGRKLFFDTTFQLYFVLAARLLWDRLDAATRQHIETITAEQAQYTTALGTAADPASGSWTANGLKGGYVGDTKLEEMGVYAQSLAPGLAWSSADPRHGDWAAAFGRWTRNEAGLPAADLANPALVDGVAVNTNTATNLYDTFIVENHESFGPHYQEELWRTSGRNAAHFITAGRPMPQVLTAQPNAGPLWRTLLMVMSDAGEPLMPMVADREHLYGRDVIPLAFLAQVTGDRSAAWAEAAMAERLVPYQGYAPVNRLAKFSGEAKYEPEARAEIAISYLLHRWRAAHGGTVRPLSDAEFFEKAAGVQDFGPGPGIVVQQSPAAWAASVSKPGFVKFAWQPAHDDWLFALSGNSPVFLPSTGAKVLHRSVTTYTNVRDGLDATATLLRLDTGFAGFTTLPSGAVVYATSGTAAGEGRLRVHNLTMPGLAGLDGRRRYTAADGSAEVGSADSGATGVVPGPRVDTLALPGSSCRHVRMQGVSGHPQYGYSLYSFGVTNGEGGPDLARGRTATASSAATGYGAERVVDGDAATRWAVAVGERSRQDSWLSVDLGGVTVFDRLTLAWESAAATAYRVQGSDDGQTWTDLARFPEADLTSRGGWLSVDGRAGLVVRGGENPLAVYGDVVILSDGPAEAVTVEGHPSGDPAEVKAAASRKAPLAQNPVVHASTAGGHLSLFNLSPEPVATVVSVPGQDDGLRLYAGSQTVTAAGTDFTAELAAATAEVAAARFTLRSATRRAVPAGVRAEVVDAATVRLTGPDCDLVVIAEDGRRARVRLRRGRTGEVSVRGTTAYPLADAALGCVTFPTGPLPDGMSDPAAAVDGDARTSWTPGSDEARLVVDLGSSRPIGRILTEWTPGRVPGATIEFSDDGVTYGQREALRGLTAVRGLTTEATARYVALDVSGWRRGHARLRSLSVVPG; encoded by the coding sequence ATGTCAAGCGACCCGGCTCACTACGACAGGCGTCGTTTCGTCCAACTCGCAGGACTGGCAGGCCTTCTGGCCGCGAGTCCCCTGTCCTTCTCCGCCGGGTCGGCAGCAGCCGCGGCGCCGGACGGCCCCGGTGGCCGGCCCGCCGGCGTCGCGGACCGTGACACCGTCGCGGCCACGTACTACAAGGTCCTGCTCACCCACACCCGCTGGGCGGAGACCCAGTGGGACGAGTCGCTCGGCCATTACACGGCCAAGGACTTCGGTTTCGCCGTCGTGCTCGGCCACGCGGTGCTCCTCACCCAGGGGACCTACGACGCCGAGCGCGCCGGCATCGGCAAGGACGTCCTTCTGAGCCGGACACTGGCCACCATCAAGCACTTCGCCGCGTCCAACCGCCTCACAGGCGGTACGGAGTGGGGCCGGAAACTGTTCTTCGACACCACCTTCCAGCTCTACTTCGTGCTCGCGGCCCGGCTGCTCTGGGACCGGCTGGACGCCGCCACCCGGCAGCACATCGAGACGATCACCGCCGAACAGGCGCAGTACACGACGGCGCTGGGTACCGCGGCCGACCCCGCGTCCGGAAGCTGGACGGCCAACGGCCTCAAGGGCGGCTACGTCGGGGACACGAAGCTGGAGGAGATGGGCGTCTACGCCCAGTCCCTGGCGCCCGGCCTCGCCTGGTCCTCCGCCGATCCGCGCCACGGCGACTGGGCGGCGGCCTTCGGCCGCTGGACCAGGAACGAAGCGGGCCTGCCCGCCGCCGACCTGGCCAACCCCGCTCTGGTCGACGGCGTGGCGGTGAACACGAACACCGCGACGAACCTCTACGACACGTTCATCGTCGAGAACCACGAGTCCTTCGGCCCGCACTACCAGGAGGAGCTGTGGCGCACCTCCGGCCGTAACGCGGCGCATTTCATCACCGCGGGACGGCCCATGCCACAGGTGCTGACGGCGCAGCCGAACGCGGGACCGCTGTGGCGGACCCTCCTGATGGTCATGAGTGACGCGGGTGAACCACTGATGCCCATGGTGGCCGACCGTGAGCACCTCTACGGCCGGGATGTGATTCCGCTGGCCTTCCTCGCCCAGGTGACGGGCGACCGGTCCGCCGCGTGGGCCGAGGCCGCCATGGCCGAACGGCTGGTCCCCTACCAGGGCTACGCACCGGTCAACCGGCTGGCCAAGTTCTCGGGTGAGGCGAAGTACGAGCCCGAGGCCCGGGCCGAGATCGCCATCAGCTATCTGCTGCACCGGTGGAGGGCGGCGCACGGCGGAACCGTACGCCCGCTGTCCGACGCGGAGTTCTTCGAGAAGGCGGCAGGGGTACAGGACTTCGGTCCCGGCCCCGGGATCGTGGTCCAGCAGTCCCCCGCGGCGTGGGCGGCGTCGGTGAGCAAGCCCGGCTTCGTCAAGTTCGCCTGGCAGCCCGCCCACGACGACTGGCTGTTCGCGCTGAGCGGCAACAGCCCGGTGTTCCTGCCCTCCACCGGTGCGAAGGTGCTGCACCGCTCGGTCACCACGTACACGAACGTGCGCGACGGCCTCGACGCCACCGCCACGCTGCTCCGGCTCGACACGGGATTCGCGGGGTTCACCACACTGCCCTCCGGGGCGGTCGTCTATGCCACCAGCGGGACCGCCGCCGGTGAGGGGCGCCTGCGGGTGCACAACCTCACCATGCCGGGACTCGCCGGTCTGGACGGCAGGCGCAGGTACACCGCGGCCGACGGCTCGGCCGAGGTGGGCTCCGCGGACAGCGGGGCGACCGGGGTCGTACCCGGGCCGCGCGTCGACACACTGGCGCTCCCCGGGAGTTCCTGCCGCCACGTGCGCATGCAGGGCGTCTCCGGTCACCCGCAGTACGGGTACTCGCTCTACAGCTTCGGCGTCACGAACGGCGAAGGCGGCCCCGACCTCGCCCGCGGCCGCACCGCCACCGCGTCGTCCGCGGCGACGGGTTACGGGGCGGAGCGCGTGGTCGACGGTGACGCGGCGACCCGCTGGGCCGTGGCCGTCGGCGAACGGAGCCGCCAGGACAGCTGGCTGAGCGTGGACCTCGGCGGCGTCACGGTGTTCGACCGGCTCACCCTGGCATGGGAGTCCGCGGCCGCCACCGCCTACCGGGTGCAGGGGTCCGACGACGGGCAGACCTGGACGGACCTCGCCCGGTTCCCCGAAGCGGACCTCACGAGCCGTGGTGGCTGGCTCTCGGTGGACGGCCGGGCCGGACTGGTCGTGCGAGGCGGCGAGAACCCCCTGGCCGTCTACGGCGACGTCGTCATCCTGTCCGACGGTCCCGCCGAGGCCGTGACCGTGGAGGGCCACCCCTCCGGGGATCCCGCCGAGGTGAAGGCCGCGGCGTCCCGGAAGGCTCCCCTGGCCCAGAACCCCGTCGTGCACGCCAGCACCGCCGGCGGCCACCTGAGTCTGTTCAACCTCTCTCCTGAGCCGGTGGCCACCGTGGTCTCGGTGCCCGGACAGGACGACGGCCTGCGCCTGTACGCCGGCTCCCAGACGGTGACGGCCGCGGGGACCGACTTCACCGCCGAACTCGCCGCGGCGACGGCCGAGGTGGCCGCCGCGCGGTTCACCCTGCGTTCGGCGACGAGGAGGGCGGTCCCGGCGGGCGTCCGCGCGGAGGTCGTCGACGCCGCGACGGTGCGGCTGACCGGACCGGACTGCGACCTGGTCGTGATCGCCGAGGACGGCCGGCGGGCCCGGGTCAGGCTGCGCCGGGGCAGGACCGGTGAGGTGTCCGTGCGGGGCACGACCGCCTACCCGCTCGCCGACGCCGCCCTCGGCTGCGTGACGTTCCCCACCGGGCCTCTCCCCGACGGCATGTCCGATCCGGCCGCCGCGGTGGACGGGGATGCCCGGACCTCGTGGACGCCCGGCTCGGACGAAGCCCGGCTGGTCGTCGATCTCGGTTCCTCCCGGCCCATCGGGCGGATTCTGACGGAGTGGACCCCGGGGCGCGTTCCGGGCGCGACGATCGAGTTCAGCGACGACGGTGTCACCTACGGGCAGAGGGAGGCCCTCCGGGGACTCACCGCCGTGCGAGGTCTGACGACCGAGGCCACCGCCCGCTACGTGGCGCTCGACGTGTCGGGGTGGCGCAGGGGTCACGCACGGCTGCGGTCGCTGTCGGTGGTGCCCGGGTAG